tgaagacaccacatgctcAGACTTTGGGAGACTGGAACACCAACCTGGGCTTAAACCAAGATACATTGCCCCATCCAGTCATTAGCCGCCAGTGTCAGAGGCACTATGCAGGCCACAAGGGAGAGCCTATTCCTACAGCCTGGCTTTGCTAGGGACCGCAATTTGCTCCATTATCTGCTTGTTACACAGGTAACAGCAAATTCAGTGTTGGTGCAATCAGCATGGGTAGAGTCAACATTCTCCCGGTTGTCTGTCCAGCCCACTCCATGTTAGAACTCTCCGTCAGGTCAGAAACCCCGGGgatcaaataaatcacacaaacaATGGCAAGCCTACCACCACTTTGCTAAACACGTATGTACCCCATCAACTACTGTGGTGTTTTAAATGAGAAGGGTCCTTATATGAATGTTGGGtcctagttggtagaactgtttaggaaggattaggaggtgtggtcttgttgggaaAAGGGGTGTCACTagggggggctttgaggtttcaaaagcccagccaagcccagtctcactctctgcctcccgTATGTAGAGCAGACATAAGCTGCTGCTACAGATGATCAGACTCACCCTCTGACACTATAAGGAAGCTCACAACTAAATTCTCTATTTTAcaagttgttgtggtcatggtgtctcttcataaaaATAGGAAAGTAAACTAAGACAATTATCCTctgaaatatttatgtgtattggaGTCATACTGCGACTGCCTCTTCTTGCACTGGGCGGCAACCACTGTAGCCCATGATGGTGATAATCTGACTATTGCACACATGGTGAACTCTCTCTCTAGTCAGGTAGTTATGCCGTGAAACATTTTGCTCCCCTCCATCAGTCCAAGTGAAAAAATTTCACAGATCTCCCCAATATCAACAGAGGCTCTCCCATATGAATAAAAGCCGAACATGACAATCTTGCTCTAAACGTGAGCTTCTGGTTGAATGGGAACCCATAACCTGGCCTAACGTGCTACCTTCTGGGCATTATGAAATTGGACCTAACCCCGACATGGGCATTTATGATTAGGACCCATTGTGCCTAGAAAGACCGAATGAGAGAGACACTACTATTAGTAGGTACATGGATAGAGCTGTGCAAGGGCACTGCAGGTAAAGCAAACCACACTTACAGGGCTATCTGCTCCTGTACAAGGGGATACATCTAGAGCCGCTCCTCCAAGTCCCCCTCTGAGCTGTCAGCCAACTCCTATCTATAACCTAGCTGTTATCCCAAAGCAGCCACTAACCACCCATCGAGTGTTCGTTATGCAAACCCAAGAACACCCGAGAACCTTCCCCGACCATCTCATCTTCATTCACGATGTAGGCTGTCCCTCAGATGTTCCCATTTGCCACCTTTCCTCTTTGAGCTATGACCTGAGTATGCTCAGGAGGGAATGCATCAGTCTCCAACATGCCTTCCCTTTATGATTACATATAGGCTTCCCAAATGAAGTGCCCACTGTTTCTTTGTTGGGGAGCATGTCCAGTGTGAGAACGATATATAACCTTTGTTCTCCTGTACATGGTAATAAAAATGCTTTACTCTTTTATGCCTCAGCTGTGGTCTTACAGCTTGGCACTCACCAAGATGTGAAGCCACTGTCTTTGTCACAGGAATACCCACTTTCTGTATTTAGTCATTAGGCAGGAGCCCTATTATCAGCAATCTAAGCAAAGCCCTGGTTAAGTTTATTTTCAAGTTCCGAACCACACCTACACAGATGCTTCTTAAACCAAGAAACCTGGATATTGCAAAAACAGGCTACGGACTGGCTCTGGGTATTATACACAGCTGTGCTAGGGATCTGTGTGTGGACACTGGATACCAGAAAACCCAGTTAAGATGTGATACTTGCACAAACGTGCAAAATGTTTTTGACCACTGGCTTAGGTCACTACCATGGGGGTATGTGCCCTTCTGACTGCCTGTATCACTTAAGGAGTATGCATCCATGGCTCCAGTCTTTCCTCTTGTTTTGGCACAGAAGCCCAATGGCTCAGTTCTCAGGGGGGAAGATAAGCATAATATCTCTAAGGCTCAGGACTATGGAAGAAGGTGCAGACAGAGCTGGAAGGTGGGAAACTGGGTCCAGGCCGCATAACCTGTGTTTAGAGACCCTGGCTCAGAGGCAAGGATGTAAGCATCAACACATCGAATGTCAAACCACCACGAAGTGAGAGAGCTGTTACCATGTCCTCCAGGTAATGGGCATGCTCCGATACTCAAGTAGCCTCCTGAAGGGATGGTTCATTCTCCCACCTCTGGCACTTGCTAGCTCTGACAAAACCCAATCAAGACTGGTGAGTCAGAACAGCTACCCACGTCACCCACCACTCTGTAAGCTAACTAACTGGAGAACTGGAGTCATTCTTTCAGCTGTCGGTACCATCACAATTTGAAGACAATGCTTACATGAATTCATATACATATAGCAGCACACAGTGATAAAGCACACAGAGATTTGTAAACACTAAACCTCTTTACAGCAAGAGCTCAGTATGCCTTTACAGGATCTGAATGCTGTCCATTTACAAATCTTTAAAAGGCAATTTTGGTTTCCTTTAATAAAATCTAGCCACCATCATACCTTAAATGGCAGGGGCCATTACCCTGGGCTGGTCTCTAGTACCCAGTTTTTATATAACAAACCGCAACCTGCCTTGGtacagaaacaaaccaaaacccaaaccctcAATTTGGAATCGGGAATGTTCTAACTAGTAGCCGGATTTTAGTGTAGATGGGCTTCACTGAGTCACAGGCCACACTGTTCAGATCATGTCAACTTAGGCAAATGCCTCATGTAACCAACCCATCAAAAGTTATTTCTTCCCTATTTCCCTTCTCGGTACCCAAGGGCGCTGCCCTCTCTGTCATCAAGATCGAAACACTTCCTATTTTGAACACACCCAGACttgcaaatttttctttttgacactGAAAGAGCATCAGAGGGACCCTGGACCCATCACCCCAGAAACCACCTTCCCCCAGTCGCAGGTAGGGAGGACCTGCCTCTCTTTTCACTGGCCTATCtcactgcttcttttttttacttGCCGGACTGTCTAAAACTTCAATCTTGCCTCTGCCACCTTCTGCATTCGGAAGCTTTATGGTGTCTATGGTGACTTCGGAGGGGATGTAGTCTTCATCTTCAGACTCTGAGCTGTCCTCAGAGCCGTCCTGTGAGCTCTCTTCTGAGCTGTCCTCTTCTTTTGAATCTGACTGGTTCATCTCAAATAAGGCCACATCCTGTAAGAAGTGTCAGGTTGAGAAATCTACTTCAGGGCAGTTCTGTAACATGTTCTAGTAAAGCAACAGCTAgtgccgggcggcagtggtgtacgccttaatgccagcacttaggaggcagagacaggcggatctctgtgagttcaagaccagcctggtctacagagcgaggtccaggccaggcaccaaaaccgcatggagaaaccctgtctcaagaaaccaaaaaagacaaaGCAGTACAGCTGGCTCCAGGGCAGGCTCGGCGGGTCGAGGTGCTTGTCccgaggaccccagttcagttcccagcacccatgaccaACCAAGTGGCTCCTAACAcctcaactccagcttcaggaaatcTAGCGTTCTTCTGGTTCTGCTGGCCCCCATGGGCACCCACCCACATAGGTGCCAGACACACTGACGtgcacacagaaaataataattcttaaataaaagCAGCAGAGGAAGCTATCAATATCCATTATAAATTCTGGAGCACAGATCGGGCTGTGTGCTTAATACAAATGGCACGTCCACGTTCTCAGGTGCCAGAATACATCGTAAGAGCAGTTTGAAAGATTGATTTTACTCAtgcctttaaaaatgctttttctgGGCAGGAgcgatgactcagcagttaagtttactgactgctctttcagaggacctgggttcaattcctagcaaccacatagtgactcgcatctgtctgtagctccagaggatatgacaccctcatacagacatacatgcaggtgaaacaccaacGCACAggaacttaaaaaacaaaagggggctCCTTTTGCCTAGTACACATCCAACAGCATTCTCTCAAAAAAGgactacagcagtggttctcaacctccctaatgctgcaacccattaacacagttcttcatgctgtagTGACCCCCAGCCAGGAAactattttcactgctacttcataaatgtaattttgctgttacGATCATAATGTAgtacctgtgttttccaataggcaggttgagacccactggcCTGGAGTCAGGCACTACACTGGACACTTCAGACTTACGTGACACATCTACAATCCcaacctgtaacccagcactggggatagTCAGGACTGACaacgaggccaacctgggccacagGTAAGGGCTGCCCCCAACCCACTTCCTCAAAAACACTCCACAACTCTTGCCTTAATGGGATTTACATTTCTGAGCAAGGGCCAGCAAGTTATAACCAGCAGGCTGAATCCTGCCTGCTACCTAACTTTGTGCAGCTCAACTAAGAATGGCTTCTATCCTTTCAAAGTGACAAAAAGAGGGGAAAGGcattgaataaaaaatgaaattgtagcATGCCACAAGCTTCTGCACCGCAGTCGGAGCCTCAGGCACAACTTCCCACCATGAAAAAAATGgtccccttgaactgtgagccaacaaTATAGCCCTTCCCTTAAAAAAGGATCAGTGGCCGTCACTGTACAAAGCCCTGCCTCTTTGTTAATGTCAACAGCTGTGCTCAGCACTGAAGAGCAAGTAAGACAGGGTACCACGACTGTGCAACTCCCAAGTACATTCCACCATCTTGCCTGTGTGAAGGTGTTcacaaattttgaaatatttcattttagaaCAAAATTTCAAAGTATCACTCTTTCTCATTTTGGTGACAAGCACACTAACTCCATCCCATGAAACAGAAATAGGGCACAGTTACCATCTGTATGATGTTTCCGGATGTTCCATCAATATTCTCGATATTGAAGCAATCAGCTGGAGCATCCATCATTTCCTTTCGTAGCTTTTCATTTGCCTGAGCCATCTGTGGGAGGAAGGCCTGAACCTGGTCTAACACTGTGGACAGCAAACATAGTATGCAGACATGTTAGTAAGTCCCAGACTCCACAACACCTGGTCGAACACTTCACTGCAGAGCAACAATAAATCcatccacttttaaaaaataatttatttttattttatttgcactggtgttttgcctccagAGGCAAATTTGTctatgtgagggtatcagattttggagttatagacagctgtgagctgccatgtgggtgctgggaattgaaccccggtcctctggaagagcagtcagtgtttttaaccactgagccatctctccagcccaatccaTCAACTCTTAACATCCGTTTGCTTCTCAGCTGCCTTGGGtcggagggtgggtgggggtaggggagatCACTGAGGATTAAACCAGGGCCTTACTTTTGCTAGGCCAAGGGCTCTGCCAATCAGTTATTTGAAACTCCCAAAGCAACAAGATCACACAATTCAGCAATTATTACTCAAATGTTTTGCGTTTCTCTTCTGTCCCAAAAGTATAAAATTCTACAAGGCTGGCATTCAACAAggtgactggaaaaaaaaaggcagaatgaCCTAATGGTCTTTACAGTAAGGCTGTCAAGGTTATTAATAGGGTCCCACTTCTACTGTTTACTATTTCAGTTACCTGGAGGTGTGTCACCTGCCCAACATCTACCCACTTTCACCTGGAAGTGTCAACACCAGCCATCTTCTTTTTGGAAAcaggcttgctatgtagcccaggttaattCACAACTGGCTTCCAACTTCCCATCATCCTGCACAGACCGTGCCGtgccctgcccttccttccttctgagcTTGGGTCATTACTGTCTCTCTCATCCTGAACAAGCCTATGTAAGTCTGTAGTCGTCTTGCCCACCAGAATCTGCCCATGGCATAAGCTAACAGAGTGTTCTAGCCAAGCCAGGAAGTGGTCAACTTGggagtgaaagagaaaaaaaccaagtAAGTGATGAATGTGGGTCTGGAACTTCTCATAAAGCAGCCAACTCTCCACAGCTGTGGAATAGCCATCTTTAGATCAATCCAACACCAAGAAAGCAGAGCTGAGAGGCCACAGGTGAGGACAGAAGGCATCTGGATCCAAATGAACTTGCAGTTTCTGACTGGGTTCTGTCATCCCAAAAATGAGCCAAGTTTTCCCTTTAGGCAATCTGAGCTTTCACTCAATTTGCAATTCAGAATTCTATTTAATGCATCCAATTTCACCACCATCCTGGCTAGTTTAGTCAACTCCACACCagctagtcatctgagaggagggaccctcaagtgagaaaatgcctctgcaAGACCTGGCTGCAGGACATTTTCTCAGTGAGCAATCaatcagtggggggggggggggggggggggggagcagcccattgtggatggtgccatcctgggttctataagaaagcaggatgagcaagccagtaaacaacacccctccatggcctctcatcagctcctgcctccaggttcctgtcctgaaatCCTTCAGCAATGAACAGTAATACAgaagcgtaagccaaataaacctttcctccccaagtttcgtTAGTCATGGTGTtctaacacagcaacagaaaccctaactaggacagaaacTGGTACCACaatagtggggtattgctgtgacagacctgaccatgcgTTTTTAGGATTGTGGAAAAACTTTAGAACTCTGGGCTGTTAAAACCATTAAGTATTCAAAGTTTGGTGACCTGTTCTGTGGGAGTCTGGAAGATAATGGTGAGAGCAATGCAGATGATGGAGGACTGGCTTGAAAAGTTTCAGAGGTCAATTTCAAAGTCCTTTAATGACTCTGTCTCTGCCCCTAACACCATAGGGGTTACAGGTTCATGTGGCCACACAGCATTGTAAGTGGGTTCTAAGGATTTGAATTctgttccttgtgttttcttaacAAGCAATCTTACCCTGAGCAATCTCCTAGAGTAAATaactgccaggtgtggtggcacacaccagtgtAGGCAGAGATAGGAGCATCTGTGTGTTAGAGGCTAGCATGATCTCTATAGAatgttctagaccagccagggataaACACAGGGAGACTGTCcaggagcagagaaaaaaaagagtaactaaAGCTAGACGTGGCAGCAGTAACTGTAATCCTAGAATTGGGAGAGGTGGGAAAATCCAGAGTCAGGATCactctcagctacacagtgaagtttgagaccaacctagactatgtgagaccctgcctctaaaacaaacagataaatacataaatagctAGGCCTTTTAGTGGAAGCTACTTGGTAGACAGCAAGATCTCAACTTCatggcctgcctgggctacagagggagtttggggccagcctaagCAACttaagagaaaccttgtctcaaaacagaaaaattctcctggacagtggcagcacacacctttaatcccaacatttgagaggcagaggtaggcagacctctgtgagtttgagaccagcctggtctacaggaagTTCCAGatcagtcaaagctacacagagaaacttagtcctgaaaaacaaaagaaatacagaaagggctgggaatacagctcagcACCAGAGTTCGTGCACAGCCTGCGGAAAGTTCTAAGTCCAAgttgtaccaccaccaccaaaaaacaagGCACATTACTGCATCGAGCACTGGGAAGGCGGAGACAAAAAGAGCTTAACTGGACTTCTGAAAATAAAGGGGAAGGGCCCATTACACAGACACTGATGACTTTATGAAAGCTATTTCGACAGTCTCAATGAGGAGCACATTCATGAGCGTGCAATTCAGCAATATTATAGTGTGATTAATGAAGGGGCTGGCTCTGTTAGTTTGTATTATTAACGAGATTCACCATGTAAAGCTGTGAGGGGTACAACTGACGCTTCCAATCCCacaactcaagaggctgaggcagcagggtcacaatgagttcaaggccagcctgagctacatagtgagttctagtttAGCCTGGTAAGTGAACTGAAGCCTTTAGAAGACGTGAACTAACATGTGTTCACCCTAGACAGGGCTCTAACGACAGACTAAAGCAAAGATTTCCCCTAAAGAGCAACGTagtgagccagtgagtttattgggcttactcaGAGCAACAAGAGTGACAACTCGTAAAAGTTGCCTCCCTGCAGCTCTCTGCAGGAGTCACAAGCAGCTAGGCTTCACTAACTATTACTGCAGATGTAATCCTTAGGGAAGGGGTCTTGGGATTCCTGCAAATTTACTTCCAGAAGCTTGTTTACTGTCTatatgctttgtttgtttgtttttttcaagacagggtttctttgagtagcactggttggcttggaacttgatgtgcagtccaggctgccctcaaactcaagagatctgcctgcctctacctcccaagtgctgagattaaaggcatgcaccaccactgcccagcttcctctgTTATCTTAAAAGTCTCCTTACACtatttaaggaaatgttttaatCTAGGAGGGAATGCTTCAATTCTGAGGACACTTCTTTGCTACACAGACTGTCACAACAACAGTTGACCAATAGTGGTGTTCTCCGTAACTATATTTAATATTCCAAAACGTGAACAGTAAGTCCTTTTTTCAAACAAGTGAAATCTTGATAACTGCCCAAGCTGATCTCCAACATGTTGCAGTTCTCCGGCCTCAGCCTTCCAACTGCAGATGTGTGACATCTCACTAAGCCAGAaactttttcagttaaaaaaaaaaaaaatgtattctgacTAAAGTGCAGGCAGGGGATCAAGATGAAAAATTCTATTCCTTAGACAATGACTTACACAATATTAGACTTGCTGTATTTGACTCTACGGTTTGATATGAGCCATGAAGACAGACTATTCCATCAAATAAAGGACTAATTAACCGAAATTGGGGGAGCGCCCTCTAGAGTGGAAAGGCAGTACTTACAAGGGCTCCTCTGAATCCTAACTGTTTGAAGAGCAGAAGTCTTCTTGGAATGAGGCTTAGAGCTGATGAGCAATTGGTCCCAGATACCTGAAAATACAATTTACATCATAAATACGCTGCaactcagtgctgggatgacccTCAGCCCTGCAGAACAGTGAGAGGGGACATCAGCAACAGCTCCTGTGACTGTCTTCAGTCAGGACCACATAGTAAAATGTCTCAGCAACTGCTCTTGCAAACATcagggtttgactcccagcacccacatggtggctcatattggtctgtaactccagttccaaaggatcagACACCGTGGGACTTCTTCGGGCACCAGGCattaaatagtttaaataatgaagttaacAGAACGTGGACCTGCAATGATAATCTTCACAGAATTTAAAGTCAGAAATGGCAGGAGGTGATGGCACGTGCCTCtaataggcagaggcaggcgatttctgagttcaaagccagcctggtttacagaacaagttccaggacagccaggactacatggagaaatcctgtctccaaaaaaaaaaaaaagaaatcagaaattgGGCCAACAAAGAGGGCTCAATGGACACAGGGGCTTGCCTCCCAAACCTGAAGACCTTAGTTCCACCCACTACCcacatgaaaggagagaacagcctCCCCTCTACATACCTGTGATCATAAAATAGAACCAAAAAGTTACAAGCTATGCAGAACTGGGCAAACTGAAACACACTGAGCACGTTTCTTCTTTTACAGAACATACTTGTCTTTCGAGAAAGCTTCAATCTAAACAAAAACACCCTTGGAGAATTTTGTGCATGCT
This is a stretch of genomic DNA from Peromyscus leucopus breed LL Stock chromosome 18, UCI_PerLeu_2.1, whole genome shotgun sequence. It encodes these proteins:
- the LOC114687660 gene encoding uncharacterized protein C12orf45 homolog, with amino-acid sequence MELHGERVSGPTASSSSGDCSQVTVSRELLTAGSEGSGGIWDQLLISSKPHSKKTSALQTVRIQRSPLLDQVQAFLPQMAQANEKLRKEMMDAPADCFNIENIDGTSGNIIQMDVALFEMNQSDSKEEDSSEESSQDGSEDSSESEDEDYIPSEVTIDTIKLPNAEGGRGKIEVLDSPASKKKKQ